The genomic interval TCGACCGCCTGGGCGTCGGCGTCCACCTTCCGCGGCTCCGACAAGCGCGGTGGCGCGAACGGCGCGCGCATCCGCCTCGCGCCACAGAAGGACTGGGAGGTCAACCAGCCGGCGGAGCTGGCGACGGTGCTGCAGAAGCTCGAAGCGATCCAGAAGGAGTTCAACGCTTCGCAGTCCGGCGAGAAGAAAGTCTCCCTCGCCGACCTGATCGTGCTTGCGGGCTGCGCGGGCGTCGAGCAGGCCGCGAAGAACGCCGGCGTGGAGGTAAAGGTGCCCTTCGTGCCCGGTCGCATGGACGCCAGGGAGGACCAGACGGACGTCGAGTCCTTCGCGGTGCTCGAGCCGGTCGCCGACGGCTTCCGCAACTATGTCAAGGGCAGGATCGGCATCGGCGCGGAGCACCTGCTGATCGACCGGGCGCAGCTCCTCACGTTGACGGCGCCGGAGATGACGGTCCTCATCGGCGGCATGCGCGTGCTGGGCACCAACGTCGGCGGCTCCCAGTACGGGGTCTTCACCGCGAAGCAGGAAACGCTCTCCAATGACTTCTTCGTAAACCTGCTCGACATGGGCACGGAGTGGAAACCGGTCGGCGGGGCCGAGGGCGCGTACGAGGGGCGCGACCGCAAGACCGGCAAGGTCAAGTGGACCGGCACGCGGGTCGATCTCGTCTTCGGCTCGAACTCGGAGCTCCGGGCCGTCGCGGAGGTCTATGCGTCGACGGACTCGAAGGAGAAGTTCGTGACGGACTTCGTCGCCGCGTGGAACAAGGTGATGAACGCGGACCGTTTCGACTTGGCGTAATCGCCGCGAGCGCTCCCGCTCGCGCAAGGCGCCGGTTCCCGTTTGGGGACCGGCGCCTTTTTTGATGATCCGATCGACGGCGGTCGGAGGGCACCGATATCGCCGGCTTGCGGCCGATGCCCCCGCGCGGTGCATTGCGGGCCCACGCGCAGTAGACCACCAGGAGGGTAGAGGCTACGATGGAGTATCGCGGCCCGACGGTACTCCACGAACATGGCTGCCCCACCCCTGACACTGCCCCTTTTCGAAGGTCTCTCCGCGACGGAGCTTCGCGAACTGCTGGAATACGCAGCGCACCGCAGCGTACCCCGGAATACGATCATCGTCGCCGAAGGCGATGAAACGGACGCGGTGTTCTTCGTTCTCGCCGGACGGGTCAAGATCTTCCTGAGCGACGCCGATGGCAAGGAAATCATCATCAATATCCAGGGCCCCGGCGAGTACTTCGGCGAGATGTCCCTCGAACCCGGCGGACGTTCGGCGTCGGTGATGACGCTGGAACCTTCCCGCATCGCCGCGCTGAAGATGACGGACTTTCGTGCGTTCCTGCTCCGGCATGCCGAGTTCCAGCAGGAACTCGTGCGCAAGCTGATTCGCCGCGTTCGCGCCCTCACCCGGCACGTTCACGATCTGGCGCTGCTCGACGTCTATGGCCGTGTCGCGCGCGCGCTCGAAGGCCTCGCGCTCGAGGACAATGGCCGCCAGATCGTGCCGCAGGTCCTCTCGCAGCAGGCCATTGCGAATCTCGTCGGCGCCTCGCGGGAGATGGTCTCGCGCATCCTCAAGGAGCTGCGCGCCGGCGGCTACATCGGCCTGGAGGCGCGGCGCATCGTCATCCTGCGCAAGCTTCCCGCGGCCTGGTAGACGACTCCGCGACAGAAGCCCCATGCCTGACGCGCACACCGAACTCCTGCAGCAAATGGCGATATTCGGCGGCATCCGCACCGATATCCTCCTCTTTCTGCTGGAGAGGGCGAATGTGGTTCGCGTTGACGCGGACGCGTACTTCTTCCGCGAGGGGGACTTCGCGCAGTCCATGTTCGTGCTGGAGACCGGGCGCGCTGCAGTACTCAAGCTCTGGCGTGGCGAGCAGCACCCGCTGCGCACCATCGAAGCCGGCGACTGCTTCGGCGAGATGGCGCTGATGGACATGAAATCGCGTAGTGCCTCTGTCCTTGCGATCGAGGCATGCGCGGCCATCGAGCTTTCCGCGGGTTGTCTTTTCGAACTCTACGAACGGGACCTGGAGCAGTTCGCGCTGATTCAGATGAACATGGGACGCGAGGTAAGCCGCCGGCTGCGCGAAACCGACGACCGCCTCTTCGCGTCGACGATGGGCTCGCCCTGCGTGGACGCGAGCCATCTGCTGCGCGCGATCTGACCTCGACCGCGTTGCGCCCCAGCGGCTGACCGTCCCCGCCCAAAACCGCACCACCCGGGCGAGGGGCGCGGCAAACGGTCAACAACCGCCTTCGCCGCCCCTCCGCCGCGGCGTGAAAATCTCACAGATTCCCTGCGTACCGCTTCGCAGCGCCGCAGAGCGCCGCTGCGTAGAGTGACCTCCATCACACCGCGCATCTCGAAGCCCCGCGATATAGGTGTGGGATATCCGGGGCAGGCAGGTCCACTTTGATGGAGGTCCAACATGTCTGCGAATCAAACCACTCGGGCATTCCCAATCGTTCTCGCCGTCACCGGCGCGCTTCTCGGCACGGCACCCGTGCAGGCGGCCGATCCGGTCGAGCACGCGCCGCCCGTCATGAACCAGGCAAGCGTGTACGAGTCGACGCTCAAGTTCTATCTGCACCCTGCCCGTCTCGAACTCGGCAGCGAACCCCGGCGCGAGCGGACGGATCACCCTGCCGTCATCGTCGCGCGCCGGGCGTCCACCGGTTCGGCGAACGTGGAACAGATCGGGATCGATCCGACCGCCCAGATGACCCGTCATCCCGCGACACTCGCGAAGGCGAGCCAGCTGCCTGTCATTCAAACGACGCAGGTCAGCCCCCAGACCGCCGGCAAGTGACGCACGCCGACACCCTGGGCGCCTCGCCCGGGGTGTCTTCGTTCCCACGCCGGCGCATTCCGGGACTATATTGTTGGGAGAGTCGGCAGTCCGCGTATCGCGGTGCTTTTCGGGGCACCTCGCCAAGGAGGACGGACATGGGACCACGCGAGTTCGAGCAAGAGCTGGAAAAGCGGGTCAAGGAGCGCACTGCCGATCTCGCGCGCAACCACGAATCTCTGACCCGTCAGCTCGCCGAACTCGAGGGCATCGACGCCGAGCTCAAGGACGCCCGCGCGCGTTTACAGCACGTCCTCGCCGTCACCCCGGCGATCATCTATACCAACCAGGCATCGGGGGACTTTGCGTGCACATTCGTGAGCGACAGCCTGCTCCCGATCATGGGCTACGCGCCGCAGGAAATGCTGGACGACCCCGATTTCTGGACCACCCACCTCCACCCGCAGGATGCGCGGCACGTGCTCGCCGACGTGTTCCGCCTCATCGGCCAAAGCGGCGGCACGGTGGAATACCGCTTCCGCCACCGTGACGGCCACTATCGCTGGTTTCAGGACACCTTCAAGGTCATCCCCGACGCTGCAGGACATCCTTATGAGATCGTCGGCTCCTGGGCGGATATCACCCAGCGCAAACTGGCAGAGGCCATTCAAGTGCTCTACCAAGCGAGCCTGCAGATCCAGGAGCCGTTGGGACTCAA from Betaproteobacteria bacterium carries:
- a CDS encoding Crp/Fnr family transcriptional regulator, whose amino-acid sequence is MPDAHTELLQQMAIFGGIRTDILLFLLERANVVRVDADAYFFREGDFAQSMFVLETGRAAVLKLWRGEQHPLRTIEAGDCFGEMALMDMKSRSASVLAIEACAAIELSAGCLFELYERDLEQFALIQMNMGREVSRRLRETDDRLFASTMGSPCVDASHLLRAI
- a CDS encoding Crp/Fnr family transcriptional regulator — its product is MAAPPLTLPLFEGLSATELRELLEYAAHRSVPRNTIIVAEGDETDAVFFVLAGRVKIFLSDADGKEIIINIQGPGEYFGEMSLEPGGRSASVMTLEPSRIAALKMTDFRAFLLRHAEFQQELVRKLIRRVRALTRHVHDLALLDVYGRVARALEGLALEDNGRQIVPQVLSQQAIANLVGASREMVSRILKELRAGGYIGLEARRIVILRKLPAAW